One Aneurinibacillus migulanus genomic region harbors:
- a CDS encoding site-specific integrase — protein MQLPPTAPSFFSSLSPQEFVDVSNQIKTKAAHRVISLPPFVVNCLKKHKTEQNGQKLRLGNTYKNLDSVVATPIGTPVEPNTMNDYFQKQTKHAGLPVIRFHDLRHTHTTILLRMGGNPKLVSERMGHASVTITLDTYSHVLPDMQKDLAANLEIAMKNSRKTPPPSTLAD, from the coding sequence GTGCAGCTCCCGCCCACCGCCCCCTCCTTCTTTTCTTCCCTCTCACCACAAGAATTTGTCGATGTATCAAATCAGATTAAAACAAAGGCTGCACACCGCGTAATTTCTCTCCCCCCTTTTGTAGTCAATTGTCTAAAGAAGCACAAAACCGAACAAAACGGGCAGAAACTTCGCCTGGGTAACACCTATAAAAATCTTGATTCAGTTGTAGCTACCCCAATCGGAACGCCAGTAGAGCCCAATACAATGAATGACTACTTCCAGAAGCAAACAAAGCATGCTGGTCTACCGGTCATTCGTTTTCATGATTTACGTCATACGCACACAACGATCCTGCTTCGTATGGGAGGAAATCCAAAGCTGGTTTCCGAACGGATGGGGCATGCTAGTGTCACGATTACATTAGACACGTACTCTCATGTCCTACCAGATATGCAGAAAGACTTGGCTGCTAATTTGGAAATTGCCATGAAGAATAGCCGCAAAACACCCCCTCCGAGCACTTTAGCAGACTAA